Proteins from one Listeria innocua genomic window:
- a CDS encoding STAS domain-containing protein, whose amino-acid sequence MSIMNSLLQQKETVVKGWLTYYVSVDDPYVFALKDDHRLMDETGFVLENLFIGMTEDLAKMNTFARELGKAQFITSLGISRILFHIRLLEEFLLDYASEINAECNNYRELYLFSIKLHQVFSSFTQHLIEGYTLATEQLVQQKENQIIKSSTKLIWLAEKVFLLPLIGKITDERAKQITETALFETCEQPVNYLIIDLSGVQFDSANIGEYIEHFFSSLKLVGVTPIITGMQPETAKIMVQANLTEQKGIKTFATLRQATKSLIKEKEARNAIK is encoded by the coding sequence ATGAGCATTATGAATAGTTTATTACAACAGAAAGAAACCGTCGTTAAAGGTTGGCTTACGTATTATGTATCTGTGGATGATCCATATGTTTTTGCCTTAAAAGATGACCACCGCCTAATGGACGAAACCGGTTTTGTCTTGGAAAATTTATTTATTGGTATGACCGAAGACCTTGCAAAAATGAATACATTCGCTCGTGAATTAGGAAAGGCACAATTTATTACATCACTTGGCATTTCACGCATTTTATTTCATATTCGTTTACTAGAAGAATTTTTACTAGATTATGCCTCGGAAATAAATGCAGAATGTAATAATTACCGCGAGTTATATCTTTTTAGCATCAAACTCCACCAAGTATTTAGTAGTTTCACACAACATTTAATCGAAGGATACACACTCGCTACAGAACAATTAGTCCAACAAAAAGAAAACCAAATCATCAAAAGTTCAACAAAACTAATTTGGCTTGCTGAAAAAGTATTTCTTTTGCCACTTATAGGAAAAATAACGGATGAACGGGCAAAACAAATTACCGAAACGGCTCTTTTTGAAACGTGCGAACAACCCGTAAACTATTTGATTATTGACTTATCTGGCGTACAATTTGATTCAGCTAATATTGGCGAATATATTGAGCACTTCTTCTCTTCACTCAAACTTGTCGGAGTGACACCAATCATTACCGGAATGCAGCCGGAAACCGCCAAAATAATGGTACAAGCCAACTTGACCGAGCAAAAAGGCATTAAAACATTTGCTACTTTACGTCAAGCAACTAAATCACTTATCAAAGAAAAAGAAGCAAGAAACGCCATTAAATAG
- the pyrR gene encoding bifunctional pyr operon transcriptional regulator/uracil phosphoribosyltransferase PyrR, producing MQKQVVVMDEAAIKRALTRVSYEIIERNKGTKNLALVGIKTRGIYLAERLHKRILEIEGIDVPVGDIDITLYRDDLSFKDDKTREPAVHGTNIPFDINGKKVVLVDDVLYTGRTVRAAMDALMDVGRPAQIHLAVLADRGHRELPIRADYVGKNIPTSGNERVEVRLTDVDHSEDAVIINKNE from the coding sequence ATGCAAAAACAAGTAGTTGTCATGGACGAGGCGGCAATCAAACGCGCGCTTACCCGGGTTAGTTACGAAATCATCGAACGAAACAAAGGGACAAAGAATTTAGCGCTTGTCGGTATTAAGACTCGTGGTATTTATCTTGCGGAGCGTTTGCATAAGCGGATACTTGAAATTGAAGGTATTGACGTGCCAGTCGGGGATATTGACATTACGCTTTATCGCGATGACTTATCTTTCAAAGATGATAAAACGCGCGAACCCGCTGTACATGGGACGAACATTCCATTTGATATTAATGGAAAAAAAGTCGTTCTTGTAGATGATGTGCTTTATACAGGTCGAACTGTGCGTGCCGCAATGGACGCATTAATGGATGTAGGTAGACCTGCGCAAATTCACCTTGCAGTACTGGCTGATCGGGGTCATAGAGAGCTTCCAATCAGAGCAGACTACGTAGGGAAAAATATTCCAACATCAGGTAACGAGCGAGTAGAAGTGCGTTTGACCGATGTGGATCATTCAGAAGATGCGGTTATTATCAACAAAAATGAATAA
- a CDS encoding aspartate carbamoyltransferase catalytic subunit translates to MKNLLSMEALTVHEIEHLLEQAAQFKHGKKATLKEQAFAVNMFFEPSTRTHTSFEVAEKKLGVEVVSFDAATSSMTKGETLYDTLLTMEAVGVNVAVIRHSEENYYAGLDKLNIAIVNGGDGCGEHPSQSLLDLFTIKEQFGTFQDLKVAIAGDIRHSRVANSNMKVLKRLGAKLFFSGPKEWFDDSYLEYGTYLPVDEIVEKVDVMMLLRVQHERHSGTEQFTKASYHEKFGLTVERAAKLKQDAIIMHPSPVNRDVEIADSLVESEKSRIVTQMTNGVFIRMAILESILKEQEMRAKVCTY, encoded by the coding sequence ATGAAAAATTTGTTGTCAATGGAAGCATTAACCGTCCATGAAATCGAGCATTTATTAGAGCAGGCGGCACAGTTTAAGCACGGAAAAAAAGCAACTTTGAAAGAACAAGCTTTTGCAGTAAATATGTTTTTTGAACCAAGTACTAGAACGCATACGAGTTTTGAAGTAGCAGAGAAAAAGTTAGGAGTAGAGGTTGTGTCCTTTGACGCAGCAACTTCTAGCATGACAAAGGGCGAAACGCTTTACGACACACTGTTAACTATGGAAGCTGTCGGAGTAAATGTAGCAGTTATCAGACATTCTGAAGAAAACTACTATGCCGGACTTGATAAATTAAATATTGCTATCGTAAACGGCGGAGATGGCTGCGGGGAACATCCGAGTCAATCACTACTAGACTTATTCACGATAAAAGAACAATTTGGGACTTTTCAAGATTTAAAAGTGGCGATTGCTGGCGATATAAGACACAGCAGGGTAGCGAACTCAAATATGAAAGTATTAAAAAGACTTGGAGCGAAGTTGTTTTTCTCCGGACCGAAAGAATGGTTTGATGATAGCTACTTAGAATACGGCACATACCTACCCGTCGATGAGATTGTTGAAAAAGTCGATGTGATGATGCTGTTGCGTGTACAACATGAGCGACATAGTGGAACAGAACAATTTACAAAAGCAAGTTATCACGAAAAATTTGGACTTACGGTTGAACGGGCAGCGAAATTAAAACAAGATGCAATCATCATGCACCCAAGCCCAGTGAACCGCGACGTTGAAATTGCTGATAGCTTAGTTGAAAGCGAAAAATCACGCATTGTTACGCAAATGACAAATGGCGTTTTTATAAGAATGGCAATTTTGGAATCAATTTTAAAAGAACAGGAAATGAGGGCGAAAGTATGTACGTATTAA
- the carB gene encoding carbamoyl-phosphate synthase large subunit: MPKRDDIKTILVIGSGPIVIGQAAEFDYAGTQACLSLKEEGYRVVLVNSNPATIMTDAEMADKVYIEPITLDFVSRIIRKERPDAILPTLGGQTGLNMAMELSAAGILDECNVEVLGTDLTAIKKAEDREAFRDLMNELGEPVPESDIIHNLDEAYTFVERIGYPVIVRPAYTLGGSGGGICHNEQELIETVTSGLKLSPVTQCLLEKSIAGFKEVEYEVMRDANNNAMVVCNMENIDPVGIHTGDSIVVAPSQTLSDREYQLLRDVSLKIIRALEIEGGCNVQLALDPDSYNYYVIEVNPRVSRSSALASKATGYPIAKLAAKIAVGLTLDEVRNPVTGTTYAHFEPTLDYVVAKIPRFAFDKFEQADRRLGTQMKATGEVMAIGRSWEEALLKAVRSLEIGADHLLLEEAENADAETLERKICFPEDDRLFFLAAALRRGQTIEQLHAKTKIDLFFLYKLSKTIELENRLKENPQNEEILAEAKRAGFSDAFIATCWNIDEQAIYDLRKAQNLFPVYKMVDTCAAEFESTTPYFYSTYEDENESIRSSKESVIVLGSGPIRIGQGVEFDYATVHSVWAIQQAGYEAIIINNNPETVSTDFSISDKLYFEPLTLEDVMHVIEIEQPLGVVVQFGGQTAINLADGLAKRGVKILGTSLEDTDRAENRDAFEKALEILQIPQPAGKTATSVEAAIKVATDIGYPVLVRPSYVLGGRAMEIVESEEALKHYMTNAVKVNPKHPVLVDRYVSGQEVEVDAISDGENVLIPGIMEHIERAGVHSGDSIAVYPAQRLSEQVKNTIVDYTTRLATGLNIIGMLNIQYVVDGEEVFVIEVNPRSSRTAPFLSKITEIPMANVATRVILGENLIDLGYTPGLAPEKQEIFVKVPVFSFAKLRSVDTSLGPEMKSTGEVMGKDVTLEKALYKGFVASGTTMHDYGTVLLTVADRDKEEAVELAKRFNRIGFTIMATKGTASTLEEAEIPVSQVKKIGENQETLIDYIRNGQVTLVVNTLTTGKRPERDGFQIRRESVENGIPVCTSLDTAEAILRVLESRSFELESMNASEVKQPKARV, translated from the coding sequence ATGCCTAAACGTGACGATATAAAAACAATTCTTGTAATCGGCTCTGGCCCGATTGTTATTGGACAAGCAGCGGAGTTTGACTATGCGGGAACTCAAGCCTGCTTAAGCTTAAAAGAAGAAGGTTATCGGGTAGTATTAGTGAACTCGAATCCAGCGACGATTATGACAGACGCAGAAATGGCTGACAAAGTATACATTGAGCCAATTACACTTGATTTTGTATCGCGCATCATTCGTAAAGAACGTCCGGATGCCATTTTACCTACGCTTGGAGGACAAACGGGGTTAAACATGGCGATGGAACTTTCAGCTGCGGGGATTTTGGATGAATGTAATGTGGAAGTACTTGGAACTGATTTGACAGCGATAAAAAAAGCGGAAGACCGGGAAGCTTTCCGTGATTTGATGAATGAACTAGGTGAGCCAGTACCAGAAAGCGATATTATCCATAATTTAGACGAAGCTTATACTTTTGTAGAACGAATTGGCTATCCGGTTATCGTTCGCCCGGCTTATACGTTAGGTGGTTCTGGCGGCGGGATATGCCATAATGAACAAGAATTAATTGAGACAGTAACTAGCGGATTAAAATTAAGCCCAGTAACTCAGTGCTTACTAGAAAAAAGTATCGCTGGATTTAAAGAAGTAGAATATGAAGTAATGCGTGATGCGAACAATAACGCGATGGTTGTTTGTAACATGGAAAATATTGACCCAGTTGGCATACATACCGGCGATTCGATTGTTGTTGCACCAAGTCAAACACTTTCCGACCGTGAATACCAACTGTTGCGGGATGTTTCATTAAAAATTATCCGCGCACTGGAAATTGAAGGTGGCTGTAATGTTCAGCTAGCACTTGATCCGGATAGTTACAACTACTATGTAATCGAAGTAAACCCGCGTGTGAGTCGTTCATCCGCACTTGCCTCGAAAGCAACTGGTTACCCGATTGCAAAACTAGCAGCAAAAATCGCAGTTGGCTTAACACTAGATGAAGTTAGAAATCCAGTAACAGGAACAACTTACGCGCATTTTGAACCAACGCTAGATTATGTTGTTGCGAAAATTCCACGGTTTGCTTTTGATAAGTTCGAACAAGCGGATCGTCGCCTTGGCACACAAATGAAAGCAACTGGAGAAGTTATGGCAATCGGTCGTTCATGGGAAGAAGCCCTTCTAAAAGCAGTACGTTCCCTTGAAATTGGCGCTGACCATTTACTACTCGAAGAAGCTGAAAATGCTGACGCGGAAACATTAGAACGCAAAATTTGTTTCCCAGAAGATGATCGCTTATTCTTCTTAGCAGCAGCATTGCGCCGTGGTCAAACAATCGAACAACTACACGCGAAAACAAAAATAGATTTATTCTTCCTATACAAATTAAGTAAAACGATCGAACTAGAAAATCGCTTGAAAGAAAACCCGCAAAACGAAGAAATTTTAGCAGAAGCGAAACGAGCAGGTTTTTCTGACGCGTTTATCGCCACTTGCTGGAATATCGACGAACAAGCAATATACGACTTACGAAAAGCGCAAAATCTTTTCCCAGTATATAAAATGGTGGATACATGTGCGGCCGAATTTGAGTCCACTACGCCATACTTCTATAGCACCTACGAAGATGAAAATGAGTCGATACGCTCAAGTAAAGAAAGCGTAATTGTACTTGGCTCTGGTCCGATTCGGATTGGGCAAGGGGTAGAATTTGATTACGCGACAGTACATTCCGTCTGGGCAATTCAACAAGCCGGTTACGAGGCGATTATCATCAACAATAACCCGGAAACAGTCTCTACCGACTTTAGTATATCGGACAAACTGTACTTTGAACCACTTACTTTAGAAGATGTTATGCATGTAATCGAAATCGAACAACCACTTGGCGTTGTCGTACAATTCGGTGGACAAACTGCCATTAACTTAGCAGATGGGCTTGCGAAACGAGGAGTTAAAATTCTTGGTACAAGCTTAGAAGATACCGACCGTGCAGAAAACCGCGACGCTTTTGAAAAAGCATTAGAAATCTTACAAATCCCACAACCAGCTGGAAAAACAGCCACTTCCGTAGAAGCAGCGATCAAAGTAGCAACGGATATTGGCTACCCAGTCTTAGTGCGACCATCTTATGTACTTGGTGGACGGGCAATGGAAATTGTAGAATCTGAAGAAGCGTTAAAACATTATATGACAAATGCAGTAAAAGTTAATCCGAAACATCCTGTGTTAGTCGATCGTTATGTTAGCGGTCAAGAAGTAGAAGTCGACGCAATCAGCGACGGCGAAAATGTATTAATCCCTGGAATCATGGAACACATTGAACGTGCCGGTGTCCATTCTGGTGACTCGATTGCCGTATATCCAGCACAACGTTTAAGCGAACAGGTGAAAAATACAATTGTAGATTATACGACCAGACTTGCAACCGGCTTAAACATTATCGGTATGCTTAACATCCAGTATGTTGTTGACGGTGAAGAAGTTTTCGTTATCGAAGTAAACCCTCGCTCAAGCCGGACAGCACCATTTTTAAGTAAAATCACGGAAATCCCAATGGCGAATGTGGCAACAAGAGTTATTTTAGGAGAAAACTTGATTGACCTTGGTTACACGCCGGGACTTGCACCAGAAAAACAAGAAATTTTTGTGAAAGTACCCGTGTTCTCCTTCGCGAAATTGCGTAGCGTTGATACATCACTTGGACCTGAAATGAAATCAACCGGGGAAGTTATGGGGAAAGACGTTACGCTTGAAAAAGCTCTCTATAAAGGCTTTGTAGCAAGTGGAACAACGATGCATGATTATGGGACAGTACTGCTAACAGTTGCTGACCGTGATAAAGAAGAAGCAGTTGAACTAGCTAAGAGATTTAATCGCATCGGTTTCACTATCATGGCGACAAAAGGAACAGCCAGCACACTAGAAGAAGCAGAAATCCCAGTTTCACAAGTGAAAAAAATTGGTGAAAATCAAGAAACATTAATTGATTACATTCGAAACGGCCAAGTTACGCTCGTAGTGAACACTTTAACTACAGGTAAACGTCCAGAACGTGATGGTTTCCAAATTCGTCGTGAATCTGTCGAAAATGGCATTCCAGTTTGTACGTCGCTTGATACAGCAGAAGCAATCTTGCGTGTACTTGAATCACGCTCCTTCGAACTAGAATCAATGAATGCCAGTGAAGTTAAGCAACCTAAAGCACGTGTATAA
- a CDS encoding RluA family pseudouridine synthase, with protein sequence MQNETLIIEESHARERVDKVIAEMMEKSRSAIQLMLKNGDITVNGELAKPNYKVQVGDEIRYEAREPEELEILAEDIPLDIYFEDKDMLVVNKPEGMVVHPSAGHASGTLVNALLFHCDDLSGINGKIRPGIVHRIDKDTSGLLMVAKNDHAHESLAKQLKDKTSDREYIALVHGDIVHQKGTIEAPIGRAKEDRQKMAVVRDGKEARTHFEVIERLPGYTLINCKLDTGRTHQIRVHLKYIGHPLAGDPKYGPKNTIKGNGQFLHAAKLGFDHPTTNERMTFEAPLPDSFEQALKSLRQEN encoded by the coding sequence ATGCAGAATGAAACATTGATTATAGAAGAGAGTCACGCCCGGGAACGTGTGGATAAAGTTATTGCTGAAATGATGGAAAAAAGTCGTTCAGCGATACAACTTATGCTAAAAAATGGCGATATAACGGTAAACGGAGAACTTGCGAAGCCGAATTATAAAGTTCAAGTAGGAGACGAAATTCGTTATGAAGCTCGTGAACCAGAAGAACTGGAGATTTTAGCCGAAGATATTCCACTTGATATTTATTTTGAAGACAAAGATATGCTCGTTGTAAATAAACCTGAAGGAATGGTGGTTCATCCATCAGCTGGTCATGCGAGTGGAACGCTTGTAAATGCTTTATTATTTCATTGTGATGATTTATCTGGTATAAATGGTAAAATTCGTCCAGGGATTGTTCACCGAATTGATAAAGATACATCGGGATTGCTTATGGTTGCGAAAAACGACCATGCGCATGAATCACTAGCCAAACAATTAAAAGATAAAACATCTGATCGAGAATATATCGCACTCGTCCATGGTGATATTGTCCATCAAAAAGGAACGATTGAAGCGCCAATTGGTCGAGCAAAAGAAGACCGTCAAAAAATGGCTGTTGTTCGTGACGGCAAAGAAGCGCGGACTCATTTTGAAGTAATTGAGCGTTTGCCTGGTTATACTCTTATTAACTGTAAGCTTGACACGGGGAGGACACACCAAATTCGTGTCCACCTTAAATATATTGGTCATCCGCTAGCTGGTGATCCAAAATACGGACCAAAAAATACAATAAAAGGTAATGGACAATTCCTTCATGCGGCCAAACTAGGATTTGATCATCCGACGACAAATGAACGAATGACCTTTGAAGCTCCACTACCAGATTCTTTTGAACAAGCGCTTAAATCATTACGACAAGAAAACTAA
- the lspA gene encoding signal peptidase II produces MYYYLITLAVIALDQLTKWIVVQNMEIGQKIEVIPGFLYWTSYRNDGAAWSILEGHMWFFYLITVIVIGIIIYIMQKYAKGKRLFSISLAFILGGAIGNFIDRILHQEVVDFVQTVWGNYYFPIFNVADAALSVGVVLMLVYVFVDDRKTKGIK; encoded by the coding sequence ATGTATTATTATCTAATCACCCTAGCCGTGATTGCGCTAGACCAATTGACTAAATGGATTGTTGTTCAAAACATGGAAATTGGACAGAAAATAGAAGTTATTCCTGGATTTTTATACTGGACAAGCTATCGTAATGACGGAGCAGCTTGGAGTATTTTAGAAGGGCATATGTGGTTTTTCTATCTTATTACTGTAATCGTTATTGGAATTATAATTTATATTATGCAAAAATATGCCAAAGGAAAGCGACTATTTTCCATTAGTTTAGCGTTTATTCTAGGTGGTGCGATTGGTAATTTTATCGACCGGATCTTGCATCAAGAAGTGGTGGATTTTGTACAAACAGTGTGGGGAAATTATTACTTCCCAATCTTTAATGTGGCAGATGCCGCGCTTTCAGTTGGTGTCGTACTAATGCTCGTGTATGTTTTTGTAGACGACCGCAAAACGAAAGGAATTAAATAA
- a CDS encoding solute carrier family 23 protein codes for MTETTETVTKPVLDIHEKPSFNKWIILSIQHLFTMFGSTIFVPSVTGLSPGVALVSSGLGTLAYLGITRGKIPAYLGSSFTFIAPITALLAAKSGGGPGAVMVGTFSVGVVYAIVSLIVYYAGVDWIQKVLPPIVVGPVIMVIGLSLAPSAAAMAMGTNNGKYSLETLTVAIITLLATIIAMMFFKGFMGLIPILFGFTVGYLTSMAFGMVDYTLIKNASFFQVPDFSIPFVNIDPVITVTVILSMAPLAFVTMAEHMGHQLLLNRITNKNFFKDPGLHRSLLADGTASVIASLIGGPPVTTYGENIGVLAITKVYSVFVIGGAAVFAILFGFIGYINAVITSVPTAVLGGISLLLFGVIATSGLRMMIENKIDLSVNRNMIIASVVLVVGIGGLFIKAGTFELSGMALAAVIGIILNLVLPAEHKSA; via the coding sequence ATGACAGAAACGACAGAAACAGTGACAAAACCAGTACTAGATATACACGAAAAACCAAGCTTTAATAAATGGATTATTCTTAGCATCCAGCACCTTTTCACCATGTTTGGCTCTACTATCTTTGTGCCAAGTGTGACAGGGTTAAGTCCGGGAGTGGCGCTTGTATCTAGCGGGCTCGGGACACTTGCTTATCTAGGAATTACTCGCGGGAAAATCCCCGCATATCTAGGTTCTTCCTTTACCTTTATTGCACCAATTACAGCATTACTTGCAGCAAAATCTGGCGGAGGGCCGGGCGCAGTTATGGTCGGAACTTTCTCAGTCGGAGTAGTTTATGCAATTGTTTCTTTGATTGTTTATTACGCAGGTGTTGATTGGATTCAAAAAGTATTACCGCCAATTGTTGTTGGACCAGTTATTATGGTTATCGGTTTGTCGCTAGCTCCAAGTGCGGCTGCGATGGCGATGGGAACGAACAATGGTAAATATAGTTTAGAAACTTTAACTGTAGCAATAATCACGCTCCTTGCAACCATAATCGCCATGATGTTTTTCAAAGGATTTATGGGCTTGATTCCGATTTTGTTTGGCTTCACAGTAGGTTACTTAACAAGTATGGCTTTCGGTATGGTAGATTACACGTTAATCAAAAATGCCTCGTTTTTCCAAGTACCAGATTTCAGTATTCCATTTGTAAATATCGACCCAGTTATTACTGTTACAGTCATCCTTAGTATGGCGCCACTAGCGTTTGTTACGATGGCAGAACATATGGGGCATCAATTACTACTTAATCGAATCACAAATAAAAACTTTTTCAAAGATCCAGGACTTCATCGTTCCTTGCTTGCGGATGGTACTGCTTCGGTTATCGCATCGTTAATCGGTGGACCACCTGTAACAACATACGGTGAAAACATTGGTGTTCTAGCAATTACAAAAGTATATAGCGTGTTTGTTATAGGAGGCGCGGCAGTTTTCGCTATCCTCTTCGGATTTATCGGCTACATTAATGCAGTTATCACCTCGGTTCCAACAGCAGTTCTAGGCGGAATTTCCCTGCTACTCTTTGGGGTTATTGCGACAAGTGGACTTCGAATGATGATTGAAAACAAAATTGATTTAAGTGTCAATCGTAATATGATTATCGCTTCTGTTGTACTAGTAGTAGGAATTGGCGGCTTGTTCATTAAAGCTGGAACGTTCGAACTATCTGGTATGGCACTCGCAGCAGTCATTGGGATTATCTTAAACTTAGTCTTACCAGCCGAGCATAAATCAGCATAA
- a CDS encoding dihydroorotase: MYVLKNGQVLNESGELENKDVLIQNGKVNLIADSIEVTSGEEFDATGKLIAPGFIDVHVHLREPGGEHKETILTGTKAAARGGYTTICSMPNTKPVPDSKEVMNSLQAKIKETAEVRVLPYASITTSLGTDELVDFEALKEAGAFAFTDDGVGVQLAGTMYEAMKRAAALDMAIVAHCEDNSLIYGGVVHDGIFAEKEGLKGIPNIAESVQIARDVLLAEAAGCHYHVCHISTKESVRVVRDAKRAGIRVTAEVSPHHLILDEEDIPGNDGNWKMNPPLRSKEDRAALLEGLLDGTIDFIATDHAPHAAEEKNVPMEQAAFGIVGLETAFPLLYTHFVKTNEWTLKQLIDWMTVKPAECFKLPYGKLEEGAVADIVVLDLEKEATIDPATFYSKGKNTPFVGETCIGWPVATFAEGELVYNEGEIK; the protein is encoded by the coding sequence ATGTACGTATTAAAAAATGGTCAAGTGTTAAATGAATCAGGCGAACTAGAGAACAAAGATGTACTTATTCAAAACGGCAAAGTCAACTTGATTGCAGATTCGATTGAAGTAACAAGTGGCGAAGAATTTGATGCAACGGGAAAACTAATCGCACCAGGCTTTATCGATGTTCACGTACATCTTCGCGAACCAGGCGGAGAACATAAAGAAACCATTTTGACAGGAACAAAAGCAGCAGCACGCGGAGGTTATACAACGATTTGTTCGATGCCTAATACAAAACCTGTTCCAGATTCCAAAGAAGTAATGAACAGTTTACAAGCAAAAATTAAAGAAACAGCAGAAGTTCGAGTGTTACCATACGCATCCATTACAACGAGTCTTGGAACGGACGAGCTAGTAGATTTTGAAGCTTTAAAAGAAGCTGGAGCATTTGCTTTTACAGATGATGGCGTGGGCGTACAGCTAGCCGGAACAATGTACGAGGCAATGAAACGAGCAGCAGCACTAGATATGGCAATCGTTGCTCACTGTGAAGACAACTCGCTCATTTACGGCGGAGTGGTCCATGACGGAATTTTTGCTGAAAAAGAAGGACTTAAAGGCATTCCAAACATTGCAGAATCGGTTCAAATCGCGCGTGATGTTTTACTAGCAGAAGCAGCCGGCTGTCACTATCATGTTTGCCATATTTCGACTAAAGAATCTGTTCGCGTGGTACGTGATGCAAAACGAGCGGGTATCCGTGTCACAGCAGAAGTTTCGCCACATCACTTGATACTCGACGAAGAGGACATTCCGGGAAATGACGGCAACTGGAAAATGAATCCACCACTTCGCAGCAAAGAAGATCGCGCGGCTCTTTTAGAAGGATTACTAGATGGAACGATTGATTTTATCGCAACTGACCACGCACCACACGCAGCGGAAGAAAAAAATGTCCCAATGGAGCAAGCCGCATTCGGTATTGTCGGTTTAGAAACGGCTTTCCCACTGCTATACACCCATTTTGTCAAAACGAACGAATGGACGTTAAAACAACTTATCGACTGGATGACAGTGAAGCCAGCAGAGTGCTTTAAACTCCCATACGGAAAACTAGAAGAAGGCGCAGTAGCAGATATTGTCGTACTTGATTTAGAAAAAGAAGCAACTATTGATCCAGCTACTTTTTACTCAAAAGGAAAAAATACACCATTTGTTGGAGAAACGTGTATCGGCTGGCCGGTAGCAACGTTTGCAGAAGGAGAACTTGTATACAATGAGGGGGAAATCAAATGA
- a CDS encoding carbamoyl phosphate synthase small subunit — MTKRILMLEDGNYFIGDAIGSEKETIGEVVFNTGMTGYQETITDPSYYGQIITFTYPLVGNYGVNRDDFESINPAVKGVVVREAAEYPSNWRNQITLNEFLKEKGIPGIAGIDTRKLTKLIRKEGTLKGILSAATADKEELLHHLRSVRLPVDQVHEVSSAKAFASPGDGKRVVLVDYGVKSSILRELNKRNCYVTVVPYNTTAEEILAMHPDGVMLSNGPGDPKDVPEALEMIRGIQGKLPLFGICLGHQLFALANGADTFKLKFGHRGANHPVKELATGRVDFTAQNHGYAVEKESLIGTDLKVTHIELNDETVEGLAHKEYQAYTVQYHPEANPGPSDVNYLFDEFMEMMNVKEEGELHA, encoded by the coding sequence ATGACAAAGCGAATTTTAATGCTAGAAGATGGCAATTACTTTATCGGTGATGCAATTGGTAGTGAAAAAGAAACAATCGGTGAAGTTGTTTTTAATACGGGAATGACTGGCTACCAAGAAACAATCACAGACCCTTCATATTATGGGCAAATTATCACTTTTACGTATCCACTTGTTGGAAACTACGGCGTGAACCGCGATGATTTTGAATCCATTAATCCAGCTGTTAAAGGAGTCGTTGTGCGTGAAGCCGCAGAGTATCCATCCAACTGGCGCAACCAAATTACTTTAAATGAATTTTTAAAAGAAAAAGGCATTCCTGGAATCGCGGGAATTGATACGCGTAAATTAACGAAATTAATTCGTAAAGAAGGTACGCTAAAAGGAATTTTATCAGCAGCAACAGCAGACAAAGAAGAATTGCTACACCATCTTCGTTCTGTACGCTTACCAGTTGACCAAGTACATGAAGTATCTTCAGCTAAAGCTTTTGCAAGTCCTGGCGATGGTAAACGAGTTGTACTTGTGGATTATGGTGTGAAAAGCTCGATTTTACGAGAACTGAATAAACGTAATTGTTATGTGACGGTTGTTCCTTATAATACAACTGCCGAAGAAATCCTTGCCATGCATCCAGATGGCGTGATGTTATCAAACGGACCTGGTGACCCGAAAGACGTACCCGAAGCGCTAGAAATGATTCGCGGTATTCAAGGTAAACTGCCATTATTTGGAATCTGCTTAGGGCACCAACTATTTGCACTAGCAAACGGAGCAGATACGTTTAAATTGAAGTTCGGTCACCGTGGCGCGAATCATCCAGTAAAAGAACTAGCAACCGGCCGCGTTGACTTCACTGCGCAAAATCACGGTTATGCGGTAGAAAAGGAATCGCTTATCGGCACTGATTTAAAAGTAACGCATATTGAATTAAACGATGAAACAGTGGAAGGCCTTGCACACAAGGAATACCAAGCGTATACCGTACAATATCATCCAGAAGCAAACCCAGGTCCAAGTGACGTTAACTACTTGTTTGACGAATTTATGGAAATGATGAATGTGAAAGAGGAGGGTGAATTACATGCCTAA